Genomic DNA from Acidimicrobiales bacterium:
CAGGACCAAAGGTGATCGCCGCAGCGGCCCGCCACGCCGAGCGCATCACGTTTGCCGTCGGCGCCGACCACGAACGCATCACGTGGGCCATCGACGTTGCCCGGCAAGCTGCGAGCGATGCCGGTCGGGATCCAGCCACCCTTGCATTCGGCGCGTACGTCCCGGTCTACGCCCACCCCGATGCTGCGATCGCCCGCGAGAACATCTCGGGCATCGTCGCCTCCTTCGCTCGGTTCTCGGTCATGCACGGCTCGGTCAACGGACCCGTCAGCGACGCTCAACGAGAGAGCCTCGAGGCCGTGCACTCCCACTACGACATGGGCAGCCACTTCACCTACGGCTCGCCGCAGTCGAAGTTCCTGACCGACGAAGTGGTCGACCGTTTCGGCATCGCCGGTCCCGTCGGGTTCTGCGTCGAACGCCTCGGCGGGCTGATCGAACTCGGACTCGAGAAGATCTTCGTGATGGGAGTTGGTTCAGGCAGCGACCGAGACGAAGCGAACGCCGCCCGAGCCCGCTTCACCGACGAAGTGCTTCCGACATTGCGTTGAAGCCCGCCGTGGGCGGCGGCTCCCCGTGGTTGGCTACCGGAGCTCCCGAATCTCGGAGATGACGACCGGTTCGGTCTGACCCTCCCACGTGGCCGTGAGTCCGATGGCCGGCTTCGAGCCCGCCAC
This window encodes:
- a CDS encoding LLM class flavin-dependent oxidoreductase, encoding MAPSNAVSTEFWTSGVGMPRSAVKQARRAEDEGWDGIGLVDSQNLAGDPYIELALAAHHTSTIRLATAVTNPITRHPAAMATAIATVQAESDGRAVLGIGRGDSALAHLGLAPAPVPTFERYLARLQGYLRGDEVPFEIELDHSGEVRPADTLRLAGGPTASRLRWLRDDAVKVPVDVAASGPKVIAAAARHAERITFAVGADHERITWAIDVARQAASDAGRDPATLAFGAYVPVYAHPDAAIARENISGIVASFARFSVMHGSVNGPVSDAQRESLEAVHSHYDMGSHFTYGSPQSKFLTDEVVDRFGIAGPVGFCVERLGGLIELGLEKIFVMGVGSGSDRDEANAARARFTDEVLPTLR